The following proteins are encoded in a genomic region of Mobula hypostoma chromosome 25, sMobHyp1.1, whole genome shotgun sequence:
- the c25h1orf159 gene encoding uncharacterized protein C1orf159 homolog isoform X1, producing MIRALSPSNRVRKGFKSCRRCRRLRMSEVSKAGGREFPRDLLPVSVSFALMVAGSALGALAGTPPSSIPAVVPSGCCADLPDEVGLCPQSSLCHSDCYRHWFKNGSSTCIRCVNGTSVLSSANQTACINLHFSYKGKVSNDTTMGPTILKIGGPEIAASVCLGTLVISSLLILSVAAFFYLKRSKKLPFLFYQQGKDSILQPSEMAEMMRSSVRSVRKQRYSRRERMSASTASAATVSDI from the exons ATGATACGAGCGCTGTCTCCCAGCAACCGAGTGCGAAAGGGGTTTAAGAGTTGCCGGCGCTGCAGGAGGCTCCGAATGTCTGAAGTTAGTAAA GCGGGTGGCCGTGAATTTCCACGGGACCTCCTTCCCGTGAGCGTGTCTTTCGCCTTGATGGTGGCTGGATCCGCCCTGGGAGCCCTGGCCGGGACGCCGCCGTCTTCG ATCCCTGCAGTTGTACCCAGTGGATGCTGTGCGGATCTCCCGGATGAGGTTGGCCTCTGTCCTCAAAGCAGCCTTTGTCATTCAG ACTGTTACAGACATTGGTTCAAGAATGGCAGCTCCACCTGCATTAGGTGTGTGAACGGGACGTCAGTACTTTCATCAGCCAATCAGACAGCGTGCATTAACT TGCATTTCAGCTACAAAGGAAAAGTATCAAACGACACCACTATGGGCCCAACCATCCTTAAAATTG GGGGACCAGAAATTGCTGCCTCGGTGTGTCTGGGAACACTCGTTATCAGTTCTCTCTTAATTTTGTCCGTGGCTGCTTTTTTCTACCTCAAACGGTCGAAGAAGCTCCCGTTTTTGTTTTACCAACAAGGCAAAG ATTCCATACTTCAGCCAAGTGAGATG GCAGAAATGATGAGGAGTTCCGTTCGATCAG TCAGAAAGCAGAGATATTCCAGAAGGGAGCGCATGTCTGCGTCTACGGCCTCGGCTGCCACTGTCAGCGACATTTGA
- the c25h1orf159 gene encoding uncharacterized protein C1orf159 homolog isoform X3, with the protein MIRALSPSNRVRKGFKSCRRCRRLRMSEVSKAGGREFPRDLLPVSVSFALMVAGSALGALAGTPPSSIPAVVPSGCCADLPDEVGLCPQSSLCHSDCYRHWFKNGSSTCIRCVNGTSVLSSANQTACINLHFSYKGKVSNDTTMGPTILKIGGPEIAASVCLGTLVISSLLILSVAAFFYLKRSKKLPFLFYQQGKGDSLARVCVYLFNVLLRFHTSAK; encoded by the exons ATGATACGAGCGCTGTCTCCCAGCAACCGAGTGCGAAAGGGGTTTAAGAGTTGCCGGCGCTGCAGGAGGCTCCGAATGTCTGAAGTTAGTAAA GCGGGTGGCCGTGAATTTCCACGGGACCTCCTTCCCGTGAGCGTGTCTTTCGCCTTGATGGTGGCTGGATCCGCCCTGGGAGCCCTGGCCGGGACGCCGCCGTCTTCG ATCCCTGCAGTTGTACCCAGTGGATGCTGTGCGGATCTCCCGGATGAGGTTGGCCTCTGTCCTCAAAGCAGCCTTTGTCATTCAG ACTGTTACAGACATTGGTTCAAGAATGGCAGCTCCACCTGCATTAGGTGTGTGAACGGGACGTCAGTACTTTCATCAGCCAATCAGACAGCGTGCATTAACT TGCATTTCAGCTACAAAGGAAAAGTATCAAACGACACCACTATGGGCCCAACCATCCTTAAAATTG GGGGACCAGAAATTGCTGCCTCGGTGTGTCTGGGAACACTCGTTATCAGTTCTCTCTTAATTTTGTCCGTGGCTGCTTTTTTCTACCTCAAACGGTCGAAGAAGCTCCCGTTTTTGTTTTACCAACAAGGCAAAGGTGACTCACTGGCACGTGTTTGTGTATATTTATTCAATGTGCTGCTGAG ATTCCATACTTCAGCCAAGTGA
- the c25h1orf159 gene encoding uncharacterized protein C1orf159 homolog isoform X2, whose product MIRALSPSNRVRKGFKSCRRCRRLRMSEAGGREFPRDLLPVSVSFALMVAGSALGALAGTPPSSIPAVVPSGCCADLPDEVGLCPQSSLCHSDCYRHWFKNGSSTCIRCVNGTSVLSSANQTACINLHFSYKGKVSNDTTMGPTILKIGGPEIAASVCLGTLVISSLLILSVAAFFYLKRSKKLPFLFYQQGKDSILQPSEMAEMMRSSVRSVRKQRYSRRERMSASTASAATVSDI is encoded by the exons ATGATACGAGCGCTGTCTCCCAGCAACCGAGTGCGAAAGGGGTTTAAGAGTTGCCGGCGCTGCAGGAGGCTCCGAATGTCTGAA GCGGGTGGCCGTGAATTTCCACGGGACCTCCTTCCCGTGAGCGTGTCTTTCGCCTTGATGGTGGCTGGATCCGCCCTGGGAGCCCTGGCCGGGACGCCGCCGTCTTCG ATCCCTGCAGTTGTACCCAGTGGATGCTGTGCGGATCTCCCGGATGAGGTTGGCCTCTGTCCTCAAAGCAGCCTTTGTCATTCAG ACTGTTACAGACATTGGTTCAAGAATGGCAGCTCCACCTGCATTAGGTGTGTGAACGGGACGTCAGTACTTTCATCAGCCAATCAGACAGCGTGCATTAACT TGCATTTCAGCTACAAAGGAAAAGTATCAAACGACACCACTATGGGCCCAACCATCCTTAAAATTG GGGGACCAGAAATTGCTGCCTCGGTGTGTCTGGGAACACTCGTTATCAGTTCTCTCTTAATTTTGTCCGTGGCTGCTTTTTTCTACCTCAAACGGTCGAAGAAGCTCCCGTTTTTGTTTTACCAACAAGGCAAAG ATTCCATACTTCAGCCAAGTGAGATG GCAGAAATGATGAGGAGTTCCGTTCGATCAG TCAGAAAGCAGAGATATTCCAGAAGGGAGCGCATGTCTGCGTCTACGGCCTCGGCTGCCACTGTCAGCGACATTTGA